The segment CCGCGACGTCTTGCGCTGGCCCTTGCCGTACACCCCGTGACGCACCTGCCGCGTCACGGCCACGACGACGCCCTTGTCCATCTTGTCGCTGACGACGCGACCGACGATTTCTGCCTTGGCTGCCATAGCTCGCTTCCTGCTCTCTCCGCGGCGCGCCCTAGCGGGCGTCGGCCTTCTGCCGCAGCACCGTCTTGACCCGCGCCAGATCCCGGCGCAGCTCCCGGATCTGCAGAGGCCTGTCCAGCTGTCCCATCGCCTTGCGGATCCGCAGCGTGAACAGCTCGTTGTCGATCTCCGCCGCGCGCTGCTGGAGTTGCTCCACGCCGAGGTCCCTGAACTCCGTCACCTTGGCCATCACGCGTGCTCCTGCGCGAACCGCGTCGCGAACTTCGTGTGAATCGGCAGCTTGGCTGCCGCCAGTTCCATCGCGCGCTTGGCCGTCGCCTCGTCAAC is part of the Acidobacteriota bacterium genome and harbors:
- the rpsQ gene encoding 30S ribosomal protein S17 — its product is MAAKAEIVGRVVSDKMDKGVVVAVTRQVRHGVYGKGQRKTSRFMAHDEGNTAKVGDTVAIVESRPLSRRKRFVVTRVVEQAKVI
- a CDS encoding 50S ribosomal protein L29; the encoded protein is MAKVTEFRDLGVEQLQQRAAEIDNELFTLRIRKAMGQLDRPLQIRELRRDLARVKTVLRQKADAR